The following coding sequences lie in one Pontibacter sp. G13 genomic window:
- a CDS encoding protein kinase domain-containing protein, whose protein sequence is MAKKSNTPVVFMGFANEWTPSGFLRKLGFEMKVILEGLEPAVRAQHCQMKLVPALEQGDVAKVFQDAWYDHRIAIFHYGGHAHPDRLWVHGEHGENQSMFAVGLARFLSVQKGLKLVFLNGCATLDQAQLLMDAQIPAVIATSKEIDDALATEFAGYFYRGLGNGASIDEAFGEAEGMILAKMGPQWMEEQGMTRGMAWGVSDEDVTEEIPQLPWKLFLREREAWLPSQWRLFYTPESELGPTELPDVSELIGTKIDNYRLEEVLGQGRVGTVFRAIHENLGEERAIKITHPVYQGYQDLRHILLEGSKGIMSIDHPNVVSFTDVGEIELQGTPRLYIVMELIKGDHLDTWIDRSAFIGRKGHLAFLETAEKLALGLAAAHAQSYTDHAGIPRNGILHGNLRTRKVMMSDEGDPKLIDFLFFDLSRSRNIRIMIPEAVKARLKTENQEFFRPPEVLDGRASLDKQSDIYALGCVFFQMITGKHRGEFYFQSDNELHRFVKSNYRVFPKSLSKVLFRATHPNVDDRYDSASDLANDLAKHKKVVRRVRFWFND, encoded by the coding sequence GTGGCGAAGAAATCCAACACGCCGGTGGTCTTCATGGGGTTTGCGAACGAGTGGACACCTTCAGGATTCCTCCGAAAATTGGGCTTTGAGATGAAGGTGATCCTTGAAGGATTAGAGCCTGCCGTCCGAGCCCAGCATTGCCAAATGAAATTGGTTCCCGCGCTCGAACAGGGAGACGTTGCAAAGGTCTTTCAGGATGCATGGTATGATCACCGGATTGCCATTTTTCATTATGGAGGTCATGCGCATCCAGATCGCCTATGGGTTCATGGGGAACATGGAGAAAATCAATCCATGTTTGCTGTGGGTCTGGCTAGATTCCTCAGTGTGCAAAAGGGCCTCAAGTTGGTCTTCCTAAATGGATGCGCTACTCTGGATCAGGCCCAATTGCTCATGGATGCCCAAATCCCAGCGGTAATCGCCACATCCAAAGAAATCGACGATGCTTTAGCTACAGAGTTTGCTGGATATTTTTATCGTGGACTAGGAAATGGGGCAAGCATTGATGAAGCGTTTGGGGAGGCTGAAGGGATGATTCTGGCCAAGATGGGCCCCCAATGGATGGAGGAGCAAGGAATGACCCGTGGTATGGCGTGGGGGGTATCAGACGAAGATGTGACAGAGGAAATTCCCCAATTGCCTTGGAAGCTTTTTTTGAGGGAACGTGAAGCATGGCTCCCGTCTCAATGGAGATTGTTTTATACCCCAGAATCAGAGTTGGGACCTACGGAACTCCCTGATGTTTCAGAGCTGATAGGAACTAAAATTGACAATTATCGACTAGAGGAAGTACTTGGTCAAGGTAGGGTCGGTACCGTTTTTCGGGCAATTCATGAGAATTTAGGGGAAGAGCGAGCGATCAAAATTACCCATCCCGTATATCAGGGCTATCAGGATCTTCGGCATATTTTGTTGGAAGGAAGTAAGGGAATCATGTCGATCGATCATCCTAACGTCGTGAGCTTCACAGATGTTGGAGAAATTGAGCTTCAGGGAACCCCCCGATTATACATTGTCATGGAGTTGATCAAAGGGGATCATTTGGACACTTGGATTGATCGTTCTGCCTTTATTGGTAGAAAAGGTCACTTGGCATTTCTCGAAACCGCAGAAAAATTGGCACTTGGATTGGCCGCTGCGCATGCTCAATCTTACACCGATCATGCAGGAATTCCCCGAAATGGGATTTTGCATGGCAATCTTCGGACCCGTAAGGTTATGATGTCGGATGAAGGCGATCCCAAACTTATAGATTTCCTGTTTTTTGACCTTTCGCGCTCAAGGAATATTAGAATTATGATCCCAGAGGCAGTGAAAGCGCGCTTAAAAACCGAAAATCAAGAATTTTTTCGACCGCCCGAGGTCTTGGATGGACGTGCTTCATTGGATAAGCAATCTGATATATATGCGCTTGGATGTGTGTTTTTTCAGATGATAACAGGTAAGCACAGAGGGGAATTTTACTTTCAATCAGACAATGAACTGCATAGATTCGTAAAAAGCAATTATAGGGTATTTCCCAAATCCCTAAGTAAAGTCCTGTTTAGGGCAACCCATCCCAATGTGGATGATCGGTATGATTCTGCTTCTGATCTGGCAAATGATCTGGCTAAACACAAAAAAGTGGTAAGAAGGGTCCGGTTCTGGTTTAATGATTGA
- a CDS encoding Gfo/Idh/MocA family oxidoreductase gives MASSPIRIGLLGVGHLGKIHLKLLKEVSDFQLVGFFDPNPEVAKTVSDQFDIKAFSDFEALLDEVDAVDIVAPTTQHFECAKRSLQRGKHLFVEKPVTQTLEEAEGLIKLHHQYSDLKFQVGHVERFNPAFLAVQDRELTPMFIEGHRLAMYNPRGTDVSVVLDLMIHDLDVVLSMVDSPVREISASGVAVVSDSPDIANARIEFENGCVANLTASRISIKNMRRLRFFQRNTYLAVDFLQKQAEVFRLSDAPEEAAPMKFEFNNGKKTQWLVFEQPEVKEVNSIKMELEEFGKSILTDAPIRVGLNAGYQALRVAHEIVDRIQEGFDRVAANNQ, from the coding sequence ATGGCGTCTTCCCCCATTCGAATCGGCTTGCTGGGCGTTGGGCATCTCGGCAAAATTCACCTAAAACTTCTCAAGGAGGTATCTGATTTTCAGTTGGTAGGGTTTTTTGATCCCAATCCGGAAGTCGCCAAAACGGTATCTGATCAGTTCGACATCAAGGCTTTTTCCGATTTCGAGGCATTATTGGATGAAGTGGATGCTGTAGACATTGTTGCGCCCACCACGCAGCATTTTGAATGCGCCAAACGTTCCCTGCAAAGGGGAAAGCATCTTTTTGTCGAAAAGCCTGTAACGCAGACGCTCGAAGAGGCAGAGGGGTTGATTAAACTTCATCATCAGTATAGCGATCTAAAGTTCCAGGTCGGACACGTAGAGCGATTCAATCCTGCATTTTTGGCTGTTCAGGATCGTGAATTGACCCCGATGTTTATTGAGGGGCATCGTCTTGCGATGTATAATCCTCGTGGCACGGATGTGTCAGTAGTGTTGGATTTGATGATTCACGATTTGGATGTTGTGCTGAGTATGGTGGATTCACCAGTTCGAGAGATTTCTGCCAGTGGGGTAGCCGTGGTGAGCGACTCTCCAGATATCGCCAATGCTCGCATTGAGTTTGAGAATGGATGTGTAGCCAATCTGACAGCGAGCCGGATATCCATCAAGAATATGCGGAGATTGCGATTCTTTCAGCGAAATACCTATCTAGCGGTTGATTTCCTGCAAAAGCAAGCGGAAGTGTTCCGCCTCAGCGATGCTCCCGAGGAGGCAGCCCCGATGAAATTCGAATTCAACAATGGCAAGAAAACCCAATGGTTGGTTTTCGAGCAACCTGAAGTGAAGGAGGTAAATTCCATCAAAATGGAGCTGGAGGAATTCGGTAAATCCATCCTGACGGATGCTCCGATCCGGGTAGGATTGAATGCCGGTTATCAGGCACTCCGTGTGGCTCATGAGATTGTGGATCGGATTCAGGAAGGATTTGATCGGGTGGCCGCAAACAATCAGTAG
- a CDS encoding sigma-70 family RNA polymerase sigma factor, with protein MDEIKPRVSKNTQEDRKLVAAAQRGENHAFETLLKKYHKSVYYMLLKMVRNSDDAEDLTQEAFAKAFKSIEKFDSKYAFSTWLFRIATNNCIDFIRKKRVQTVSIDQPLEGDDGSTMRFDVKDHNLDPNDTLLKKQRARYLEMAIDRLPEKYRILVELRYFKEYSYEEVARELQIPLGTVKAQLFRARELLNQELKNVKSQM; from the coding sequence ATGGACGAAATAAAACCAAGAGTCTCGAAGAATACCCAAGAGGACAGAAAGCTCGTGGCTGCCGCGCAGCGGGGCGAGAACCACGCATTCGAGACCTTGCTGAAAAAATACCACAAGTCAGTCTACTACATGCTTCTCAAGATGGTGCGGAATTCGGACGATGCCGAGGATCTGACACAAGAGGCTTTTGCCAAAGCCTTCAAATCCATCGAGAAGTTCGATTCCAAATATGCCTTTTCAACTTGGTTGTTTCGGATTGCCACCAACAACTGTATTGATTTTATCAGGAAGAAGCGAGTGCAGACGGTTTCTATAGACCAGCCACTCGAAGGGGATGATGGTAGTACGATGCGCTTCGATGTCAAGGACCATAATTTGGATCCCAATGACACGCTGCTCAAAAAACAACGCGCCAGATATCTGGAAATGGCCATTGACCGATTGCCCGAGAAATACCGTATTCTCGTGGAATTGAGATACTTCAAGGAGTATTCCTATGAGGAGGTTGCCCGAGAGCTTCAGATCCCGCTTGGAACCGTGAAGGCCCAACTTTTCCGTGCCCGGGAGTTGCTGAACCAAGAACTCAAGAACGTAAAATCTCAGATGTAA
- the cysS gene encoding cysteine--tRNA ligase: protein MDSLSVYNSLSRKKEQFEPINPPFVGMYVCGPTVYGHAHLGHARSAITFDIVYRYLTFLGYKVRYVRNITDVGHLVNDADEGESKVEKQARLQQLEPMEVAQLYFNSYTADMTSMNLLRPSIEPRATGHILEQIEAIQQIIDNGYGYVSEGSVYFDVTKYNEDFGYGKLSGRDLDNMLEESRTNLEGQSEKRSSADFALWKKASPNHIMRWNSPWSEGFPGWHIECTVMSTKYLGAKYDIHGGGMDLLFPHHEAEIAQSNACNCHAPADQQDEAKYWLHNNMITYEGQKMGKSLGNAISLREFFSGDHALLDQAYHPMTIRFFILQAHYRSTLDFSNQALQGSEKALKRIHEAIKRLGGINPDDQAIVVNEEFEQNLASFMKDVQSALNDDFNTARVIARMFDALPVVNQLYKVKGGGFAVNPDTFNQFREDFLKVFTDILGMKSEVEESGNESQEVIDGLMKLVTEIRTTARAEKNWEVSDQIRDSLGSIGIKLEDNKQGTDWYYEK, encoded by the coding sequence ATGGATTCATTAAGCGTATATAATTCCCTCTCCCGAAAGAAGGAGCAGTTCGAACCCATCAACCCGCCTTTCGTCGGAATGTATGTCTGTGGCCCTACTGTCTATGGACATGCGCATTTGGGCCATGCCCGCTCGGCGATCACCTTTGATATAGTATATCGATACCTGACCTTCCTCGGCTACAAAGTCCGGTATGTCCGCAACATCACCGATGTAGGACACCTTGTCAATGATGCCGATGAAGGAGAAAGTAAGGTGGAGAAGCAGGCACGTCTTCAGCAGTTGGAACCCATGGAAGTAGCTCAGCTCTATTTCAACTCCTACACTGCCGATATGACCTCGATGAATCTCCTGCGCCCAAGTATCGAGCCACGTGCTACAGGGCATATTTTGGAGCAAATCGAAGCTATTCAGCAGATTATCGACAATGGATATGGGTATGTGTCTGAGGGGTCTGTGTACTTCGATGTGACTAAGTATAATGAGGATTTCGGCTATGGAAAGCTTTCCGGCCGGGATCTCGACAATATGCTAGAGGAGTCTCGTACCAATCTGGAAGGCCAATCCGAAAAGCGTTCCTCGGCAGATTTCGCCCTCTGGAAAAAAGCGAGTCCCAATCATATTATGCGTTGGAACTCGCCTTGGTCAGAAGGCTTTCCGGGCTGGCATATCGAGTGTACAGTTATGAGTACTAAGTACTTGGGTGCTAAGTATGATATTCACGGTGGTGGAATGGACCTGCTATTCCCACACCATGAAGCTGAAATCGCTCAGTCAAACGCATGCAACTGCCATGCTCCTGCCGATCAGCAGGATGAAGCCAAATATTGGCTCCACAACAACATGATCACCTACGAAGGCCAGAAAATGGGCAAGTCGCTTGGCAACGCCATTTCTCTGCGCGAATTCTTCTCGGGAGATCATGCGTTGCTGGATCAGGCTTATCATCCGATGACGATCAGGTTCTTTATCCTGCAAGCGCATTACCGCAGCACATTGGACTTTTCCAATCAAGCTTTGCAAGGATCGGAAAAGGCATTGAAGCGTATCCATGAAGCCATCAAGCGTCTGGGGGGAATCAATCCGGATGACCAGGCAATCGTAGTGAATGAAGAATTCGAGCAAAACTTGGCTTCTTTCATGAAAGATGTCCAGTCCGCGCTAAATGACGATTTCAATACCGCCCGTGTGATCGCTCGGATGTTCGACGCTCTTCCGGTGGTCAATCAGCTCTATAAGGTCAAAGGAGGCGGATTTGCTGTTAATCCAGATACTTTCAACCAATTCCGGGAAGATTTCTTGAAAGTCTTTACAGACATTCTCGGTATGAAATCAGAAGTGGAGGAAAGTGGCAATGAGAGCCAGGAAGTGATTGATGGACTGATGAAATTGGTCACGGAGATTCGGACCACTGCCCGAGCAGAGAAGAACTGGGAGGTATCTGACCAGATCCGAGATAGCCTTGGATCCATCGGGATCAAGCTTGAGGACAACAAGCAAGGAACCGATTGGTACTACGAAAAGTGA
- a CDS encoding glycosyltransferase codes for MIWIALAFSLAYLCFQALLTIGILRLKSVPTTKQKAPISVVIAAKNEAANLWRCLESVRNQEYGDFEVILVLDRCEDHSLEIAEEFQLTFPQLRIIEVHNVPEDWSPKKYALQMGIEAARYDLLAFTDADCVLEPQVLAHVNRQSQDGNEVILGLGWYERRSGWLNRFIQFETYYVAFQYIGAAALGMAYMGVGRNLAYRRKAYERVGGMEAIREHLSGDDDLLVNQAAQAGRVGTMIAPGSRSWSIPKESFAGWVRQKNRHVSASHQYSLSSKTLLGAFHGSHIGMYVATILTCWQIETSLAGFSLYIIRLLLSWWMVRKTGSKLGSPTLGAAFPILDLLFFLYNLSIVPFGLINQPAWTK; via the coding sequence ATGATATGGATTGCACTGGCATTTAGCTTGGCTTATTTGTGTTTTCAGGCCCTTTTGACGATTGGGATTCTCAGGCTTAAGTCTGTTCCAACAACGAAGCAGAAAGCGCCTATTTCCGTTGTGATCGCCGCCAAAAATGAAGCTGCCAACCTATGGCGCTGCCTGGAATCGGTCAGAAATCAGGAGTATGGTGATTTTGAGGTGATCTTGGTGCTGGACCGATGTGAGGATCATTCGCTTGAGATCGCAGAGGAATTCCAATTGACTTTCCCTCAACTCCGGATCATCGAAGTCCACAATGTGCCCGAAGATTGGTCCCCTAAGAAGTATGCCCTCCAGATGGGGATCGAGGCTGCTAGGTATGATCTGCTCGCCTTTACGGATGCAGACTGTGTATTGGAACCTCAGGTATTGGCGCATGTCAATCGCCAGTCCCAAGACGGGAATGAGGTCATTTTGGGCTTGGGATGGTATGAGCGCAGATCAGGCTGGTTGAATCGATTCATCCAATTTGAGACTTACTATGTGGCATTTCAGTACATCGGAGCTGCTGCATTGGGCATGGCATACATGGGAGTAGGCAGGAACCTTGCCTATCGAAGGAAGGCCTACGAGCGAGTGGGAGGCATGGAGGCCATTCGGGAGCATCTGTCCGGTGATGATGATCTGCTGGTCAATCAAGCTGCACAAGCCGGTAGGGTAGGGACGATGATTGCACCCGGCTCCAGAAGTTGGTCCATCCCCAAGGAAAGCTTTGCTGGATGGGTTCGGCAAAAGAATCGCCACGTGAGCGCCTCGCATCAGTACAGCCTGTCTTCCAAAACACTCTTGGGCGCATTTCATGGAAGCCATATAGGGATGTATGTGGCAACCATCCTGACATGTTGGCAGATTGAAACGAGTTTGGCGGGATTTTCGTTGTACATAATCCGGCTCTTGTTGAGCTGGTGGATGGTGAGAAAAACGGGTTCCAAGCTGGGATCTCCTACCTTGGGGGCTGCATTTCCGATTTTGGATTTGTTGTTTTTTCTCTACAACTTATCGATCGTACCTTTTGGTTTAATCAATCAGCCTGCATGGACGAAATAA
- a CDS encoding MarR family transcriptional regulator, translated as MAKESNLDTSVQESNVLEQQLIHMRDAFRHHQNEIRKKYKISANEMEIILYINDFGPQRMKAIGERFKIKFSTLTSLVDKIERLNLVKRVNSKEDRRSILVTITKKGKRMLDEYNSQVRILAERIAEISREENLPEFVETLAKASSDN; from the coding sequence ATGGCAAAAGAAAGTAATTTGGATACCAGCGTACAAGAATCCAATGTATTGGAGCAACAGCTGATCCACATGCGAGATGCCTTCAGACATCACCAAAACGAAATTCGCAAGAAGTACAAGATTTCTGCCAATGAGATGGAAATCATCCTCTATATCAATGACTTCGGGCCACAACGCATGAAAGCCATTGGTGAGAGATTCAAAATTAAATTCTCAACTTTGACCTCTTTAGTTGACAAAATTGAGCGTTTGAACTTGGTTAAGCGTGTAAACTCCAAAGAGGATCGTCGCTCTATCTTGGTAACCATCACCAAGAAAGGTAAGCGGATGCTCGATGAGTACAACAGCCAAGTGCGTATTTTGGCAGAAAGAATTGCTGAAATCTCTCGCGAAGAAAACCTTCCTGAATTCGTTGAGACGCTTGCTAAGGCAAGTAGCGACAACTAG
- a CDS encoding PKD domain-containing protein, producing the protein MKTLTLFAAAMLAVVGSWAQSPVVRPASPEASAKINAEVASMMRSHEDMTRTITCGPDTANYPLIKATSNFVLTFLPGLSYGQYYAGSDSTPISISGVNIFAYIDSDDTLAVINQAATASIWSVGTDSFPATQLGSANFTLENGASKVKHIVNFATPISVTGDYMVVLESAGDSSITMFINDPTPGIQDGGSEWLSFIQFQGSWLPGYTINLGDQTNPVLMDCDFFMVPHVSYDLTIDYELEGMDCISVQSPNVFTNKSSDLINNRMYNLNVFAGGNADSTYLWDLGDGNTANAVDLTYSYAAGGFPYEVKLFALQNGYWATCLDSSVKTILAPVPNAVAGSVVNGNTVSFTGQVLDADSVEWIFGDGNTSNMSVVDHTYDTAGTYTAIFTAWNTCNGDSIVVTEEVVIEDISSSLNELANASLEVFPNPSAGVFNVSLEMANAADVKVTVTNLLGQVVTESTVTQATSANWSLDLAGQQAGVYLLNIQTEAGQLTRKLIVR; encoded by the coding sequence ATGAAAACGTTGACGCTATTTGCAGCGGCTATGCTGGCCGTTGTTGGGTCTTGGGCCCAGTCTCCTGTCGTGAGACCTGCCTCTCCAGAAGCTTCTGCCAAAATCAATGCTGAAGTGGCTTCTATGATGCGCAGCCACGAGGACATGACTCGTACCATTACTTGCGGTCCTGATACTGCCAACTACCCATTGATCAAGGCTACTAGCAACTTCGTGTTGACTTTCTTGCCAGGTCTGTCTTACGGTCAGTACTACGCTGGTTCTGATTCTACACCAATCTCTATCTCTGGTGTAAACATCTTTGCTTACATTGACTCTGATGACACCTTGGCTGTAATCAACCAAGCTGCGACTGCATCCATCTGGTCTGTAGGTACTGACTCCTTCCCTGCCACTCAGCTGGGTTCTGCTAACTTCACTTTGGAGAACGGAGCTTCCAAAGTAAAGCATATTGTCAATTTCGCAACTCCAATCTCCGTTACTGGTGATTACATGGTTGTTTTGGAATCTGCTGGTGACTCTTCTATCACGATGTTCATCAACGATCCAACCCCTGGTATTCAGGATGGTGGTTCCGAGTGGTTGTCTTTCATCCAGTTCCAAGGATCTTGGTTGCCAGGTTACACCATCAACTTGGGTGACCAAACCAACCCAGTATTGATGGACTGTGATTTCTTCATGGTTCCTCACGTAAGCTACGATTTGACTATCGACTACGAATTGGAAGGAATGGACTGTATTTCTGTACAGAGTCCTAACGTTTTCACAAACAAGTCTTCTGACCTGATCAACAACCGCATGTACAACCTCAATGTATTTGCTGGTGGCAACGCTGACTCCACTTACCTGTGGGACTTGGGTGACGGCAACACTGCCAACGCGGTTGATTTGACTTACAGCTACGCTGCTGGTGGATTCCCTTACGAAGTGAAATTGTTCGCTTTGCAGAACGGATACTGGGCTACTTGCTTGGATTCTTCCGTTAAGACTATCTTGGCGCCTGTACCTAACGCAGTTGCTGGTTCTGTTGTAAACGGAAACACTGTTTCCTTCACTGGTCAAGTATTGGACGCTGACTCCGTTGAGTGGATCTTCGGTGATGGCAACACTTCCAACATGTCTGTTGTTGACCACACGTATGATACTGCTGGTACTTACACTGCGATCTTTACTGCTTGGAACACTTGTAACGGTGACTCCATCGTAGTAACTGAAGAAGTCGTGATCGAAGACATCTCTTCTAGCTTGAACGAGTTGGCGAACGCTTCTTTGGAAGTATTCCCTAACCCATCTGCTGGCGTATTCAATGTTTCCTTGGAAATGGCTAACGCTGCTGATGTAAAAGTTACAGTTACTAACCTGTTGGGTCAAGTAGTTACTGAGTCCACTGTAACTCAAGCTACTTCCGCTAACTGGTCTTTGGATCTCGCTGGACAGCAAGCTGGTGTTTACCTCTTGAACATCCAGACTGAAGCTGGTCAGTTGACTCGCAAGTTGATCGTACGCTAG
- a CDS encoding GH3 auxin-responsive promoter family protein, protein MSLKAFIGKLWARNRAQKLRKIAANATGHQQDTFLYLVKQGRKTQFGQAHGFEDIQSVKDFQQRVPIRNYEQAKGWFDKIYQGEDDVMWPGKPLYLAKTSGTTSGAKYIPLTRESMVNQVRGARDTLLAYIADSGNPAFLDGKMMFLSGSPEIESNPNGIMTGRLSGISNHFVPNYLLRNRVPSWEANIIEDWETKVKTIVQEIKGEDLRLISGIPPWVQMLFEELQEQTGKGPLEVWPNLQVFVQGGVDYRPYQPIFDEYFGDRVDTVELYPASEGFFACQTSLDDDGLMLLPDNGIFYEFVPLAEYGKADARRLTLEEVELGEQYALIISTNAGLWGYDIGDTVKFTSLNPPKIRVSGRVKHHISAFGEHVISEEVNRAMMDATVETKAQVQEFTVAPLILEEKGSSAHEWFVEFTELPVDLDVFAEALDQSLRKQNPYYNDLREGNILRRAIVRKLELNATRAYMKQIGKLGGQNKFPRLSNNRDLVDKLTPWVIDA, encoded by the coding sequence ATGAGTTTGAAAGCCTTCATCGGGAAGTTATGGGCAAGAAATAGAGCCCAAAAACTAAGGAAAATCGCTGCCAATGCCACTGGACACCAACAGGACACCTTTCTGTATCTAGTGAAGCAAGGGCGTAAAACCCAATTTGGACAAGCCCATGGATTCGAGGATATCCAATCCGTGAAGGATTTTCAACAGCGAGTACCAATTCGCAACTATGAACAGGCTAAAGGCTGGTTTGACAAGATCTATCAAGGAGAAGATGATGTCATGTGGCCCGGTAAACCCCTTTATTTGGCCAAAACCTCAGGAACCACCTCTGGCGCAAAATATATCCCACTTACACGTGAATCGATGGTCAATCAGGTTCGCGGAGCAAGGGATACCCTCCTCGCCTATATCGCCGACTCAGGCAACCCGGCCTTTCTGGATGGCAAGATGATGTTCCTTTCAGGGAGCCCAGAGATTGAGTCCAATCCAAATGGAATCATGACTGGACGACTTTCTGGCATTTCTAATCACTTTGTCCCCAATTATCTGCTGCGAAATAGGGTCCCTTCTTGGGAAGCAAATATCATCGAGGATTGGGAAACAAAGGTCAAAACCATCGTTCAGGAAATTAAGGGCGAGGACCTTCGCTTGATCTCTGGAATTCCCCCTTGGGTTCAGATGCTTTTTGAGGAATTGCAGGAGCAAACAGGCAAGGGGCCTCTGGAAGTTTGGCCCAATCTTCAGGTGTTTGTGCAAGGGGGAGTAGATTATCGGCCTTATCAGCCCATTTTTGATGAATACTTTGGCGATCGCGTAGATACGGTGGAATTGTATCCCGCTTCTGAAGGTTTTTTCGCTTGTCAGACCTCTTTAGATGATGATGGTTTAATGCTTCTTCCTGACAACGGCATTTTCTATGAATTTGTCCCATTGGCAGAATACGGAAAGGCAGATGCCAGAAGATTGACGCTAGAAGAAGTGGAATTAGGGGAGCAATACGCCCTGATCATTTCCACCAATGCCGGACTTTGGGGCTATGATATTGGGGATACAGTCAAGTTTACTTCCTTAAATCCTCCTAAGATCCGCGTGTCTGGCAGGGTAAAGCATCATATTAGCGCTTTCGGGGAACACGTGATTTCTGAAGAAGTGAACCGTGCCATGATGGACGCCACGGTTGAGACCAAAGCACAAGTTCAGGAGTTTACGGTAGCCCCGCTCATTTTGGAGGAAAAAGGCTCCTCTGCACATGAGTGGTTTGTGGAATTTACGGAGCTTCCAGTAGATCTAGATGTTTTTGCAGAGGCACTCGATCAAAGCTTGAGAAAACAAAATCCTTATTACAATGACCTGAGAGAGGGGAATATCCTCCGGAGAGCGATTGTAAGGAAATTGGAACTTAATGCCACCCGAGCATATATGAAACAAATCGGCAAACTCGGAGGCCAAAACAAGTTTCCGCGACTGAGCAACAACCGAGACTTGGTGGACAAATTGACTCCTTGGGTCATTGATGCCTAA
- a CDS encoding endonuclease/exonuclease/phosphatase family protein, whose protein sequence is MKKRINGFWAFLVQLCYIPILVATVMGIIAPWVPASVSPIFQLMTPVVGWMWPLHLLFLPFCWRMSWKWTLYSSLSVLGCLWVFMQDVEVAKPVDAISDQPLKVLSFNVGTFDYEADNISKVADLIHETQPDVVCLQEFRNIEMPNGEHALEHLGRTLGFPYMRFEHLRAHIHGAVIYSKMPILRMDTLYMPPREINSGVMATIQAPFGKVGIGNLHMSSYRVAQTLAEHESFRPKVAAMYHQAKAVIYLQQAKVDETLSKTDQYPYPMILTGDMNSVPHSLTVRRLSDNFADSFDTAGNGLGWTFPLWKGLGLRIDYQFYSEELLAIQHEVIPDDVSDHYPVLVTYILSP, encoded by the coding sequence ATGAAAAAAAGGATTAACGGCTTTTGGGCGTTTTTGGTCCAGCTTTGCTATATACCCATCCTCGTAGCTACGGTGATGGGTATCATAGCTCCTTGGGTACCCGCTTCGGTGAGCCCTATCTTCCAGCTCATGACACCAGTCGTGGGATGGATGTGGCCGTTGCACCTATTATTTCTTCCTTTTTGCTGGCGAATGTCCTGGAAATGGACCCTGTATTCCTCTCTGAGTGTGCTGGGATGCCTATGGGTGTTTATGCAGGATGTTGAAGTTGCCAAGCCCGTAGATGCTATTTCTGATCAGCCCCTCAAAGTGTTGAGCTTCAATGTGGGGACCTTTGACTACGAGGCTGATAATATCTCCAAGGTAGCGGATTTGATCCATGAGACGCAGCCAGATGTAGTCTGTTTGCAGGAGTTCCGGAATATTGAGATGCCCAATGGTGAACATGCGTTGGAGCATTTGGGTCGTACATTGGGCTTCCCCTACATGCGTTTTGAGCATTTGCGGGCGCATATTCATGGAGCAGTCATCTATTCCAAGATGCCCATTCTTAGAATGGACACCCTGTATATGCCGCCTCGTGAAATCAATTCTGGCGTCATGGCGACTATTCAGGCTCCTTTTGGCAAAGTCGGGATCGGGAATCTACACATGAGTTCCTATCGAGTTGCACAAACCTTGGCGGAGCATGAATCCTTTCGTCCCAAGGTTGCGGCCATGTACCATCAGGCCAAAGCGGTGATCTACCTTCAACAGGCCAAGGTCGATGAAACCTTGAGCAAGACTGACCAGTATCCATACCCCATGATTTTGACTGGTGATATGAATTCTGTGCCTCATTCCTTGACCGTTCGCCGTTTGTCAGATAACTTTGCCGACAGTTTTGATACAGCCGGGAACGGACTTGGCTGGACATTTCCGCTGTGGAAGGGCTTGGGACTCAGGATTGATTATCAGTTCTATTCAGAAGAGCTCCTGGCCATCCAGCATGAAGTGATTCCAGACGATGTTTCAGATCATTATCCTGTGCTGGTAACCTATATCTTGTCGCCATGA